GGGCTGCTGGACATCTCACCGCCCTTCAGCCAAAAGGGACCTTCAGTGAAACCACGGCGCTGCTTGTTGgcttatttctgcttttttttttttaaagaggtgaCTTAGGATTcgaaatgaagcatttagaaaaTCAACGAAACATTCGTTTGGGAACCGTTTAAAAGCAGGGTGGCAAAAAGTGAAAATGAGATGAATCATTTGTGGTTTTAATGGGTTTTTTTGGAACATTACTCAGCCCCTGGGAACTTCTGAAGGGGGCATCTCATTTGACCCCTCATCACATATATCAATAAGGaagcgcccccccgccccccccccatcatcatcatcatcacagtaGATACTACTCAACAGGCTGCACATGAGCTGAAAGCACCGAGGTGAACACGTACAACTGTCTTTAATCTacaaagagagtgtgtgtgtgtgtgtgtgtgtgtgtgtgtgtgtgtgtgtgtctcttgggGCTACAGGTGCAGTGTGTCCGCATCTGGGACCattcaaagaggaggaggaggaggaggaaggggggggggtggtgtactCACAGTCCAGGTGCTTCTTCTTGGGCCCGCTGACCTCGTGCGTGGTGGCCTTGCACACCGCCTTGCTGATGGCCGACCCGGTCATGCTGTGCTGCGCCGCGGCGATCCGATCCGTGATGGACTGTCCCGACATCTCTACGtctctcccaccccctccctccctaatCAGACCGCGCTCAGGTGACCCCTCCCCGATCGGACCGCGCTCAGGTGCTTACGTGGTTGTGACCGGTGCGCGTAGagcaggaaaaagaagaagaaaaaaccccaCAGATCAACAGCCGCAGTAGGTGGTGTCTTTAGTTCCGGGTGTGAACGTAGCGAGGAACACGAGCTAGTCCGTGTTAGCTAACGGTTCTAACGGTTCTAACGGTTCCGCTGCGCGACCCGAACCACGAGAGAGTCCCGCCGGGGAATCTGAGAACGCTGTGAGTGACTTTTAGGGCACAAATAAACATGCTGGATGCGACCCGGAGGGCTGGttccggggggggtggggggggggcgacactaaacacacttttctctctctctctcacgcgcTAAAAAAGTAATCCGTGTGTGATCACAGTCAACAATCCCGAGAATTCCCCCATTCCATCACAGCCCcccccggagagagagagagagagagagagagagaaaatgtctcGAGTTGCTTCCTCCGCGTCAAACTTCAGTCAGATAGAAAGAACAGAGTTCCTCCCCGGTACCGAGTGGCAGTGGGGtgggttgggttgggttgggttgggggggggacgtcGTTAGCAGGGTGAGCTAGCGGCCGTTTGGCTAACAAatgccgagccgagccgagccgagccggaCTCCGTCCGTTTCAGCGAAGAGAGCCGAGGTCGGCGGCGCCGTCAAGTTGAAacggaagaaagaaaaaaaaaaccaatggcAGCCGTCCCGTGTCTCGCTCGGTCTCCCGGTTCTGCGGGTCCTCGGGCTCGGTCGCTGCTGTCCTTCGGACGCCGTATTCAACGGGACCGGACgggtttctccttcttcttcgtcttcctgCTGTGTGAAAAGTGTCGCCAGGGGTTTCTCTGAAGGAGCGACTGTCTGCTCCGCCGGACAAAATGGCAGCGTAAAAAAATCAGCTGATCTCACAACTGCGCCGCCTTCACGGCCCCCCCCGTTTGGCTCGGAATGTAGAAACCTCCCTCACAACTTTGCACTCGAATACACGGTCCCACGGTGTCAGGAACAACGAAGCAATACGTGACCGAATAAGATGATTTACAACAAGTGATAATAAAACTAATTGAGATAAGGCGATAATTGTTAGATAAGAACAAAGTGCACATTAGCTTGTTTTAGACTCTCCAATGTAATGatttactgttttgttttaaattgttaGATGTTATATTATGTATTTTGTCGTGTGTTCAACAACAACGAGACGACACCATGTCAATTTAATTAGACATTCCCCACTTGTCACTGACGGAATGCAGTGTGACGTTGACCTATGGCGGATACGGCTGAGTCGGATTACCCGtggttacattttaaatgtcctgTGTCCGCCCCAGTTTGTATGCGGTGGTTTGATCTTCTAATCGACTTGTCATCAGTAGAACTGTAACCAAAGACTCATAAAGCAGTGTTAAATAAGAGTAAAACATGCAGTGGTGGCTAAAAGAAAATGTTCCTTACGCTTAGTGTTCATATTTCGGACCGCCCGTGAACGCACCTACTGTCTATTGGGCAAGACCTGAGGAGTGAGTGTTGCCTTTAGGGTCTCACGGTTGAAATTGTAGAGGAATTTATGAAATAAACGCCTCAAATGTCACATCTCGTTCCATCGCAAAAGCATCTTCCGTTCTGCCCAAACTTCACAGCATCAGTCccgtttttttgttaaaacctTCCCTCGTTCCGATCCAGCCCGGAACCTTTAAGGTCCTGTTAAATTCTCCCTCAGACACCGTGTCCTTGTTGGACTTGTTGGACTCCACGGAACACGGTGTGCCGAGCCACCAGACATCAAACGTAACGATAACCACGTGTCCCACGTACAGACAGGAGTCCTGACacatggagagaggggggggggggggggtgatgaatgGGTTAATGGGTTATTCTTCTGCTGCAGggtgtgtgtttcctttcagCTTCACCTGCAGTATTTCACATCCTGGTGGAAAATACTTGTttaaagaagacgaagaagaagaagaagaagaagagagggggtTTGCAGTTATGTTCGTGCAGCAGGTGGCTGTGTCCCCATCTGCAGGCGGAACATCCAACTCCCCAATTTCcatggaaacccccccccccccccccacttgtaGCCCCGGGCAAcggtctctccccctctctctggaTTGGAGCCGTATTAGCGGCTGTCAATCACCGGACGCTTGGCCTGAGGCCCCTGTGCTCAGAGAGATCCATCAGAACCCAATTGCCATGGACGGGTCCAGAGACACAGAGCACCCAGGGGTGCACGCAGGTTGTCTACCATGTTTAAATTAACTGCAGTGtgtcagaaggggggggggggaggcgaccTGTGGGCTTTTTATGACATGTGTTGCACGCCCACACAGCGTCGTctgtcttcctctttctgcGACGCTTCTCCTTCTGAACGTCCGCATCCACATAAAGCTGCTTAGTTCCATCCCTCAGAGACAATCCCAAAGGGTTCTAACCCCCCAAAAGGCAGAGTCACTGTGGTGGAGGAGCTGCGAGGACCTCGTGTGGGTGGAAgcatggaggagatggagaggagataCGTTAGATCCAGATTCTCCTCCTTTATTGAATGAATTTAACTGTTTTCACTGCTTCTCAGGATCTCTAAATATTTGCATCAAAGCCCTTCTCCATGTTCTCTGTTGACTGTTTGGCTCCATCTATTGGTGAGTGTTTTCATGAATACGCCTGTGTTCCATCCTCTGATCTCTGTTCCACCTTTAGTCCCTAATAAGTTACATGTAATATTCCAATGTTCAAATCTACACTTGTAAAAGATGCCAAGACAAACCTTCCTCCATTCGATGCTTGTTTACTGCAGTTGGGACCTTAGTAATCAGCTGTTCTCCTTCCACAAGCCTATTTTAACGTAATAATAAAAGTATTATTAAGACACcaaatattttattcacatttaaaatagatttgtgtcccaaaaaaggatgaaatgatGCAGTGAAGGTCCCCAGTGTCACAGAAGAGTCCTGTTGAACTAGACGATGATGCTTTGAACGTGATGGGCCCCACACCCCCCTTCTCTTTCTATGCTGAGGTCTGAAGAGGAGCTTTGCTGAAGCAGGTTTCAAGATCTCCTCCTTTTGAGGAGATACGCTGAAGAAATCCAACCTGACAAAGACCATGCtggctcctccttctccgctCGGTGAGGTCCGTCGGGTGGAAGCAGGACTCGAGTCGGGTCACTCGTTGTCCCCGCCCCGGGGCCGCAGCGAGGAGCACCCCGAGCAACCGCGCCGCTCCTGCTCCTTGGCGCCGTAGTCGAAGCGCGGCAGAACCAGGACGCCGCCGTCCGGCTCGGCAGCGCCCCGCGAGGCCCGCTCGCCCTCGGCGGCCATGATGCTCTTCACCAGGCACGCGACGGCGGCGTCAACGTTGGTGTCGTCCTGGGGAGGGAGGACGTGGGGGGGGTTAAGGTGGAATTTGTGCGGCGTGCATTGTAGACTGGTCTCACCTTGGCGGAGGTCTCGTACCAGCCGGCGAAGCCGTACTGTCTGGAGAAGGTCTCCAGCTTGGGCAGCTTGGGGCACAAGCCCTGACTCCGCTGGTCGCACTTGTTGGCCAACAGCACGGCTGGAACCGGCGTCCCGTTGCTAAGGGCgacctgacgggggggggggggggagaagaccaGTTGGCACAGGTGGGACTCATTCTTTAACCAGCAGTGACTTCCTCCCGGTGTGCTGGTTGTGTGTCACGGTTTAAACGGATCTCCTCAGCCTTTATGGACCCTCTGCAGGGCCCTTCGTGATGAGGAACCCGACTCTACGCGCTTCCTGGCCAACGCCACTAGTCACGGGAGACGTGATGATGATGGAAAAACCACAAATTAAGCCCTTCACAGAGAAAACGTTGCCTCCCGCTGAGCTCAGATGGAGCAGGTCTCCCCCAGGGTTCATCCTTGGAAACCTTCGGCAGCATTTGGCCTCCCAGACGGACACCTGCAGACGCCCTCTGACTCACCTTTGAGTCCAGGTCCTCTTTCCACTTGAGGACGGCCTGGAACGTGGACAGCCTGGTCATGTCGAAGACCACCAGGGCCCCCACCGCCTCCCTGTAGTACACGCGGGTCATGTTGCCGTAGCGCTCCTGGCCTTGTGagcaacaagaagaagaagaagaagaagaagaagaagaagaagggtaaCGGGACGTAGCTTCTGGGGCCGATTCGTCACATCACGAGACTCTTTGTAGATATTTTAACTGATTTCAAAAGGGAAAACGTCGATTGACTGATTTGTTGTTCATTTATTGTAAAAGATGCAACTTCTAAAAACGACAAGAAGGAAAGTGAAAAACTCCTACATCGTTCCGTAGAGAAATGAAACCCAAACAAACGCATCATCTTTGCTCGTTACATTTTAGAGGAAGAATAAAAAGCTCATTATAAATTAGCCGATTAACTTTCGAACACTAAAGAATGCAGCGTCTGTGAGCTGTGAATGAACAAGTCTCTAGAGGAGACTAACTTCCTCCACATGACCCCGATAGAGCCGTGAATCAGCAGGTTGGTGAACAGCGAAACGCACGAGCTGCTTCCGGACGGCCGATCGTTATCTTTCATCGCAGAGCGCGTTACACGAGCCCCTGTCCCCTAAACTGTCCCCAAAGGTCACGGGGTCAGACATTAGAAAACATCAACTTTATTTCATCACTTCACCAAAAGTTTGGAAGCAAAACCAGCCAGTTAAATGTGCACGGAGACGCGACCGCGACTGGACAGCTGCCTCCCGGCGAGGAGCTCCTCTCAGCGcgttcacacacgcacacgcacgcacacgcagaccATTAAACGAACCTAAATGTGCCCAAAACCGACTTTTACGCACCGGCGATGTCCCACAGCTGCAGACGCACCACCGTCTTCTGGTCCCAGTCCAGCATCTTGAGGGCGAAGTCCACCCCGATGGTGGCGCGGTAGTGCTGGGAGAAGACCTGGTGCACGTAGCGCTTGATGAGCGACGTTTTGCCGACACCCAGGTCCCCGATGACCAAGACCTTCAGCAGGCGCTCGCGCTGCATCCCGAGCAAGGTGAGGTCTCCAATTACGGGCCCCGCGTgagaaagaaccccccccccagcaacaaGTGAAGTGTGCAGAGGCAGAACCGTGAAATGCGCCTTTAATTCCCGCTGACCTGGAGGTCCTCGTCGTGGACCCCGCAGCAGGTGGGTCACGGGGCGTCAGGGAGTAGAAACCGAGGTGCTGGTCGGACACATGTCCCTCTGTCCCGCGGACAGGCCGGAGGCTGCGGCGACAGGACCGTCAGCACTGACAGGCCACGCCCCCCGTGACGCGCGTGCCTGCTGTTTAACAACGTGTCCGTGTTTTGTTGTAAAgttgattattttttgtaaGATGTTTTTGCAGCTGTTCCCACATTTCTACACGGTGTTGCAACGATTTAAATACTTTAATACGTATTTCTGGTGAAGTTGTTGTTGATCTGAACCTCGCACCAACTGGAAGACGACTTTGAACCAGATCCCCAAAAGACACAAGCGCAGCGCTGCGTGTGAAGGACACTACACGTCCCGGCGTGCAGCTCGTTTCCGTGCACGCGCACTGCTGGATGCGCACAGGGGCTGCGCAGTGGCGCGGTGCGCGTGCAGCTTCCTCTAGCACCGAATAAAACAAACGACAGTATTCATACAAAAGGGACAAGTGTCGTAAATGAGCTTTAGGTAAAAACACTATGATACTGACATCAGATGACTGTTTAAGTTGTATCTATGTTATTTGTATCTGTCCCTATCCAAATAaacatgataataataaaagtgcAATATTTCCTGAAATGTACgtctgcctttttaaaaacaacgcAGGGTCACGTGTTTATTCACATTCACGCTGTCACAAACAGCATCTCAAAGGAATGAAGCCGTGCACGTGGTTCTGAGCACGGCCGTGGAGCGATGGCCGGTTTTCCCTCAGTGCTGCGCCTCCGCGCGGCGCTTTACGGCAGTGGTGCTGATGCGGGATGAGTCAGGCGATGTGATGCTGCTGCCCCTGCTGCCATTTCATCAGCAGCGGAACCCCACGGACACGCCGCGACGCACGGGGTTGACACCGCgggacccccctcctccccccgcctgACAGCCACGGGGGGCTTTTTCTCTTTCGTGGCTCCGGGTTTTATTCTCGTTTTTGGATTCTCATTTCGTCGCACTTGCTGCGTCTCGTCGCTCGGTTCTCGACCGGAACCTGACACCAAGGAGAGAATctgcccagcccccccccccccgcattcgGGCTTATTCTTGTTATTTTTGGGGGTGAGGCCCCCGAAGTCCGACCCCACCGCACCATGGAGCCCGCGCCGGCCTGCCTGTGAACACGCTCCGGCCTGAGCCGCTCTCCAAAGTAAGGCCGCTTCTCTTCTCAGTTCCGGCTCCAGATGTTTAGTGGGTCTAATAATAGAGGTTCGAGACGACGTGATGTGCACCTAAGCTGAGATGATACCTCATGAAGCCTCGCGTGAAGATGCATTTGACGGGTTTTCGAGGGTAAATAAACGGGATTTGTGAGACGCATGTATCCGCGGACGCACTTCCGGTGTGAGAGCCCACAGGGCGGCTATTCACCGGGGATTCGACCACTAATGTTTGCATACGGGGCGCGATGGGAGGCTGCGCGTGTCCGACCCTGTGCAGGGTCCAATGCAAATACAATATGTCCCCTCGTGACATCCAGAGATCCCCCTCTTTCATGTGAATAAACTAGTAACACATGCCAATAttcttttgtgttcttttcttctGACTGAATAAGGAGAATTTAAGGCAGATGTGCTAAACCCTGAATTCACAGTGACGCCTTATAGAGTGTGGCATTAGTCAGTTTTAGGGCCAAAATAGTAGAAACAGAATGTCACACAGTTAAGTGACAAAAGCCTCGGAATCAGAAAGGGCTTCAGGCCAATAATCCAAAAAGCTGATTAATCAAAACGAGGAAAACCCAAGAGGATTTTCCCTCTCGTGGTTTCACTTGAGTGaggcatgcagtgtgtgtgtctgtgtgagtagattattgttttaaaacaaTAACGCATTTACAGTCCAAAGACTTCAGGAGAGCAGAATGTGTCGCGCTGTAAAATGCTCGAATCCctttagttgtatttttgttgGAAGAAACTCTTTCAACTGTCAATACAAGTCACACGTCATGTTGTCTACGGCTGGAATATTTCTGTGCATAACCCGACgttcctcccttttttccttcgcgtgtgcacgcgcgcgcgctcTCGCGCCTCCACAGAGCGACGGACCCGCGCACCGGGCAGAGAGCGCGCCGGGCGGGTCATGGAGGCCATCTGGCTCTACCAGTTCCGGCTGATCGTCATCGGGGACTCGACGGTGGGCAAGTCGTGTCTGATCCGCCGCTTCACGGAGGGCCGCTTCGCGCACGTGTCGGACCCCACGGTGGGCGTGGACTTCTTCTCACGGCTCGTGGAGATCGAGCCGGGCAAGCGCGTCAAGCTGCAGATCTGGGACACGGCGGGCCAGGAGCGCTTCAGGTGAGCGCGTGCGCGTGAGAAGTTATACAATAACTAGGAgattattataaaaatgtattagtgTTACTACGTAATAACAAGCGTAAAGTAGAGCGCGGGGAAAGGAGCGTTAAGGGAAGTTCTCTCTGCAGGCAGCTGGCCAACAAACCGATTCAGCAGATTCCTGCAGAATCATTCCAGATAAACCAGGAACCTGTGGTCCAACAGCTGCTTTTACAGAACTGAAGCGCACAGAGTGgttggtgacctttgaccaaacaaaaagaaatcccaccatcacagaatcaattgacacatattaaatgtataaatacagtgtgtaatatcaaataaatgtaatatagtAACAATGTGATCAATGTGTCCCTCCATCGATACAGGAACATATTCCTTAAACAtaatgtttatttctgtcatttaaaaatatggTTGATTACTATTTAATGTTAGGCAGGCTGTGaggtcttggggggggggggggggggagttgtttgccttcacaaaaacacacagcagttaTTTAAATGGGGTTTAAAGTACAAACAGAGAAGCCTCAGGGCTCAtttctgcacacaaacacactgaaggggggggggggtgtaagtggAGGATTCCACCTCCGATTCCACTTCACACCTTTTTGAAATGACATTTCACAAGGTGCCGAGGGGGAGTTATTCTGGGATGTGTGCGAGGTCCCGTGAGCAGacggatgaggaggatgaaggtcCACCTCCAGTCGGTTCATCTCCTTCAACCCTTACAtctgtgtcctcctccccccccccccgcaggtccaTCACCAGGGCCTACTACCGCAACTCGGTGGGCGGGCTCCTCCTGTTCGACATCACCAACCGCCGCTCCTTCCAGAACGTCCACGACTGGCTGGAGGAGGCCCGCAGCCACGTGCAGCCCCACAGCATCGTCTTCCTGCTGGTGGGCCACAAGTGTGACCTGGAGGCCCAGCGCCAGGTGGGTGAAGAGCAACGTTCTACACGTCACGTGACGAGTGATGCCAAGTCTCTCGGGGCGACGGGATGCCCATTTCATACGATGTGGCCAGTTGGCGGCCATTTCAATTCCCTTTGCCactccctttgcccccccccccccccccccccgacctttgACCTACAGGTGACCCGGCAGGAGGCAGAGAAGCTGGCGGGCGCCTACGGGATGCGCTACGTGGAGACGTCGGCCCGCGACGCCATCAACGTGGAGCACGCCTTCACCGAGCTCACCAGGGACATCTTCGCCCTGGTGCGGTCCGGAGACATCGCCATCCAGGAGGGCTGGGAAGGCGTGAAGAGCGGCCTCGTCCCCAACGTCGTCCACTCCTCCGAGGAGGTCACCAAGAGTGACCGCCGCTGTCTGTGTTGATCTGGTCTGGGGACAGCTTTTTTTCGGGactgaaggtgggggggggggagtgtccCCCTCTCGTCCTATATGCAATCACATGACCACACGCCAAACCACCACTTGGTGTCCACCATCGTCCGAGCACACTAAGCATATTTCAGTGAAATTGTCTACGGCGTCGACTCCTTCTGCTCACACGCCGCTCTTTACGCTCGCCGCTGACCCGGTTACTAACAGACCCCCCCAGCAGCTTCGGGGGCCCGGCCCTCACCGGTTGGACTCGCTGTGGCCGATGGAGCCACAAAGCACCTCAGGTGTGGAGGCCCATTTGGGTTCCTGGGAGGTGACCCAATCCCAGAGGGACAAGGTGACCACGCAGAGGACGTCCTCCAACACACCATCTTCACGGGGGACGGACCGGGCCGCTTTTCCGATACCAAAGCCGGTTGCTAACGGCAACGTCACGTCATGTGACCAAGTGCAAAAGGAGCTTTCTCTAATTCTAGCG
This sequence is a window from Pungitius pungitius chromosome 1, fPunPun2.1, whole genome shotgun sequence. Protein-coding genes within it:
- the zgc:162171 gene encoding ras-related protein Rab-38; this translates as MQRERLLKVLVIGDLGVGKTSLIKRYVHQVFSQHYRATIGVDFALKMLDWDQKTVVRLQLWDIAGQERYGNMTRVYYREAVGALVVFDMTRLSTFQAVLKWKEDLDSKVALSNGTPVPAVLLANKCDQRSQGLCPKLPKLETFSRQYGFAGWYETSAKDDTNVDAAVACLVKSIMAAEGERASRGAAEPDGGVLVLPRFDYGAKEQERRGCSGCSSLRPRGGDNE
- the LOC119223053 gene encoding ras-related protein Rab-39B produces the protein MEAIWLYQFRLIVIGDSTVGKSCLIRRFTEGRFAHVSDPTVGVDFFSRLVEIEPGKRVKLQIWDTAGQERFRSITRAYYRNSVGGLLLFDITNRRSFQNVHDWLEEARSHVQPHSIVFLLVGHKCDLEAQRQVTRQEAEKLAGAYGMRYVETSARDAINVEHAFTELTRDIFALVRSGDIAIQEGWEGVKSGLVPNVVHSSEEVTKSDRRCLC